The following is a genomic window from Prunus persica cultivar Lovell chromosome G7, Prunus_persica_NCBIv2, whole genome shotgun sequence.
GAATGCATAAGATAGAGACGATATGCATAAGACCCCCCTCTCATTCCTTCCATTATTGAAGCAGTAAACGTACATTTAACATGATCATGCGATGTCTTCCTAATTGCATTAGCTGATGAGCAGGTAGCTTGTCCTAATTAAACAGGGATGAAGTCAATCAGGTTAATTAAGTGGGTTAAGAGAGATCGACTTAAGTCTAACTCATATACCTGAGTTAGCTCCATGAGTTTATATACCATTTAGGAATGTTTCTACCAAACGTTGTTAGAAGTATTTTAGGTCTATAATGTAGTTAAGTTTTCTTAAACTAAATGTGAACTTGTATCATTTCTCCAAATTGAATTCACTAAACTAAATTTAGCAATCCTACAAATGAAAGAGTAATATGGAAGCGACGCATATGTGGTATTCAACTTTTCATACCTAAAGTTAGAAAATCCTTGAATAAATAAGTTGATaaaatttccaacaaaaaattttCGTGCATTAGAATGAATTGTCTCCAAACTACTATTTAAAGCCAAGTAGGCTAAGCTACTTTTAACTAGATATTGACAAGAGTAATTGATGATTGACTTATTGTATTTGCTGATTTcagtaaaaaaattcatcattctATTCTTCTCAACGAGCTCCTCTCTTATTGAGTTTTCGATTGTCTCGAAGTTCAACCATGTCGTTGATTCAATGAATCTCCCGCGTCATCATATTCGTCTCAACGAGTCCTTCCTTCATTGGGATTTCGTTTGTCTTCAAGTTCAATCATGTCCTCAAATCGATGCATCTCCTACTTTAAAGAGTTTAGCtttaatgttgtttttatGTTATTGATGCTTGGTTTATCCAAGCCCCACTTGGTTGGAGAAACACCTTATTGTCTAGATGTTATTCATATAACCCTGGTATTTGTACTGGCCCTTGAAACTACTAGCCATTTGCGGCTAGATTACTAACACAACTTCCTCCTGATAAGAAAAAGCTTTACAAAACATAATTTGTCACACAGCGTTGACTCTTATCtactaaaaggaaaaatggatTCACTATGTTTATTCATGAATCATGACCATGGTGTTAACATATGGTTTACAAAAATACAAAGGGGTGATACACCATTGTTCCATTTCCAAAACatttaatcaataaacctGAGCAATAAtaacaaataacaaataataataataattacacGAATTTTTACGCAATAAAAAAGACGAAACAGCAGGGGAGGCAAAAAAAGCGTACCAAAATCAGAGCCAGAGGCTTttaaaaaggagaagaaaacccAACTCATGATATGAACCATCCGTTCGAAGAAAATCACAATTATCAAAATCGCTCGCAGAGTCGCAGCCGCGTCTCTATCTTCATCCCAGCCACGACAATTTTCTCgccaaaaatattgaaaaaaaggaaacaaacgcGAAGCGAAACGCAGCAATTTCGTCACCTCCGCCACACCAAAGCCACACTCTGCGACACACAGGAACCcataccaccaccaccgccttttctctctctctctctctctccccatgCTTCTCGTTATTTATGAGGCTCTCTTTCCCAATCGAGTGATTGTGATTCAGTAAATCCCTAGCTAGCGAAGCTTCATTTTCAACCTCTCATGGCCTGCGTCAGTGATGAGAGCTGGGTCGCGCTCCCCAAAATGCTCTCGGAACGCTTGGCTCTGAGACAAGAAGACCGCCACGACGACGAGCAGCCCAGCTTTTTCGGGTCCGAGTCCACCGCGCACCGGTTAGAGAAGGTTTTTCCTGTGTACGCATTGGGGATTCCGAAACCCGACTCCGACCCGGTTAAGCCGGCTTCGGTTTCGGGCGACCCGATATGGGATGCCGTCAGGGAAGAGGCCAAGTTGGAGGTACAAAGCAAATTTTAACGAGGGATTTCTGGTTCTTTAGTTAGTTGAACTTTGGTGCTCtgaatattaatatttttttttaaattttaaaaatttttgttaaatggTTGAAAATAGTTGTTTTCAGCAACCAGAATAAGTGTATTTTTGGTAATGAAAAAGTCCGGGAAGTTTTGCAAGTGAGGAAGTATGAAGCTTTAAGTTATTTTAGGCAACAAAATTTGCTGCAATTATTAACAAAAATCCCATCGATCTTTTTCTTTGGCGGGTTTTACAGAGGCTAatgattttaattgtttttgacACTGCAGGCAGAAAAGGAGCCAATTTTGAGTAGCTTCTTGTACGCGAGCATCTTGGCGCATGATTGTTTAGAGCAGGCGTTGGGCTTTGTTCTTGCCAATAGACTGCAAAACCCGACTCTTTTGGCAACCCAGCTGATGGATATATTTTATGATGTGATGATGCATGACAGAGATATTCAACGTTCTGTTCGCTTAGACGTGCAGGTAACTTAAAGTTTGTGTTGAGAATATAGTTTTGACTTTGTTTATGCCTCGTAACTGATGGAAACTGTGTTCTATTGTTTTGAACTTGTTTCCTCAGGCATTTAAAGACCGTGATCCAGCTTGCTTGTCTTATTGTTCTGCCCTATTGTATCTTAAGGTGTTCTGCTCTTAGTTTCCTTATCAGTTTTCTTTCACTCTCTTGTTATAGATGTACAAGAGTGCATAAGTGATGTTGTGACTTTACTTTTGCAGGGTTACCATTCTTTGCAAGTGCATCGAGTAGCTCATTCCTTGTGGAGTCAAGGACGCAAGGTTTTGGCCTTGGCATTACAAAGCCGAATTAGTGaggtattttcattttcagttgATGCTCGATGACCATTACTACCTGTTTTATAGGTTTGTGCTTTTCTGTTCTCCTTCTAATCTTATAACCATTTTATCCTAGGTCTTTGGAGTGGACATTCACCCAGGTATTTTCATTTCTGCACTGCTATCGGTAGACATGATAATATTGAGTTTTATAAGAACAATGGTGGAATATTTTAAACATATAATCGATGTGATTTTGGAAACTTCTGACATGGTCCTCCCAACACGAAAGATTTTGCTTCTCATTGACATAGAGTATCACTGGATCACTTGCTATTGTGTCATTCATTAGCATAATTTAATCcaaatgataaaaaataattaaagcaagtaaataaacatattaattcttttattgtttttagcACTTGCTTATGGAACAAAGAACATGTTCAAGCAAGTGAAAGGTTTGGTCAAATCTAGAGTAATTGAAGATTTATGTACAACACTTGATTTGTTTGTTGAAACCATTGCTCTCAGTAGAATTTGTGTCTATAGGAGATAGGGAAGGACCTCTGGCTATAATGTAAAACCAACATTTGATATAATTTCTCTTTGATGGTTTTTCTAAAGCTGCAAAAATTGGAGAGGGAATACTGCTGGATCATGGTACAGGTGTGGTTATTGGTGAAACTGCTGTTGTAGGAAACAGAGTTTCATTGATGCATGTAA
Proteins encoded in this region:
- the LOC18771390 gene encoding serine acetyltransferase 2 — protein: MACVSDESWVALPKMLSERLALRQEDRHDDEQPSFFGSESTAHRLEKVFPVYALGIPKPDSDPVKPASVSGDPIWDAVREEAKLEAEKEPILSSFLYASILAHDCLEQALGFVLANRLQNPTLLATQLMDIFYDVMMHDRDIQRSVRLDVQAFKDRDPACLSYCSALLYLKGYHSLQVHRVAHSLWSQGRKVLALALQSRISEVFGVDIHPAAKIGEGILLDHGTGVVIGETAVVGNRVSLMHGVTLGGTGKEIGDRHPKVGDGALIGASATILGNIKIGQGAMIAAGSLVLKNVPPRSMVAGIPAKVIGYVDEKDPSLTMKHDASKEFFEHVAVQCRDTRSAGGHSSERTHRST